A single Blastococcus colisei DNA region contains:
- the helR gene encoding RNA polymerase recycling motor ATPase HelR produces MNPLTTSAFALPHHLAAKADPALIADDEQHFAAIADSLGQSVADLSDRLDAERKSPGGSGQEALDRDLEIHRLAARLRALRRFGLDLCLGRIVSADDPEPVYVGRLGLTDSTGRRLLLDWRSPAAETFFGATHARPMGLTSRRRYRWTRGRITDYWDEVFTPDGLEGHAALDDQSAFIASLGSNRSARMRDVLGTIQADQDAVIRAGSAGALVVDGGPGTGKTVVALHRAAYLLYADSRVGHHRGGVLFVGPHQPYLAYVADVLPSLGEEGVPLCTLRDLVPEGAAAGVEADPEVALLKSSANWGTAIEAAVRFYEEPPDEAMTVETDWSDIRLSADDWAEAFGAPDPGTPHNEARDRVWDELLAILVDKHDGDEEDSLLRRSLQGNRDLLATFDRAWPLLRATDLVGDLWSVPAYLRKCAPWLGSDDVRKLQRGEAQAWTASDLPLLDAARQRLGDPEASRRRRRHDAAVAAERERMADVIDHLIEADDDGLGLVQSLRHGDLRDALVDETALPTADPDLLAGPFAHVVVDEAQELTDAEWQMLLLRCPSGSFTIVGDRAQARHGFAESWRERLERVGIDRVDLASLSINYRTPAEVMAEAEPVIRALLPDANVPTSIRSTGVPVVHRSASDLGPILDAWLAEHADGIACVISAGDMGDGTFRATSRVRSLTPELAKGLEFDLVVLVDPDAFGSGIEGAVDRYVAMTRATQRLVVLTNT; encoded by the coding sequence GTGAACCCCTTGACCACCAGCGCGTTCGCGCTTCCCCATCACCTCGCCGCCAAGGCCGACCCGGCCCTGATCGCCGACGACGAGCAGCACTTCGCGGCCATCGCCGACAGCCTGGGGCAGTCGGTTGCCGACCTGTCCGACCGCCTCGACGCCGAACGCAAGTCACCTGGCGGCAGCGGCCAGGAGGCGCTGGACCGCGATCTGGAGATCCACCGACTCGCCGCCCGCCTGCGCGCCCTGCGCCGCTTCGGCCTGGACCTCTGCCTCGGGCGGATCGTCTCCGCCGACGACCCCGAGCCCGTGTACGTCGGACGGCTCGGCCTCACCGACAGCACGGGCCGTCGGCTGCTGCTCGACTGGCGGTCCCCGGCGGCCGAGACGTTCTTCGGCGCGACCCACGCACGTCCGATGGGTCTGACGAGTCGCCGCAGGTACCGCTGGACGCGTGGCCGGATCACCGACTACTGGGACGAGGTGTTCACCCCGGACGGGCTCGAGGGGCACGCCGCGCTCGACGACCAGTCCGCCTTCATCGCCAGCCTGGGCAGCAACCGGTCGGCCCGGATGCGCGACGTGCTCGGCACCATCCAGGCCGACCAGGACGCCGTCATCCGCGCGGGATCCGCCGGCGCTCTCGTCGTCGACGGCGGCCCGGGAACGGGCAAGACCGTCGTCGCCCTGCACCGCGCCGCGTACCTCCTCTACGCCGACTCCCGCGTCGGCCACCACCGGGGTGGCGTGCTGTTCGTCGGCCCGCACCAGCCCTATCTGGCCTACGTCGCCGACGTCCTCCCCAGCCTCGGCGAGGAGGGCGTGCCGCTCTGCACCCTGCGCGACCTCGTCCCCGAGGGCGCCGCAGCCGGGGTCGAGGCCGACCCCGAGGTGGCCCTCCTGAAGTCGTCCGCGAACTGGGGGACGGCGATCGAGGCGGCGGTCCGGTTCTACGAGGAGCCGCCCGACGAGGCGATGACGGTCGAGACGGACTGGTCCGACATCCGGCTGAGCGCCGACGACTGGGCCGAGGCCTTCGGGGCGCCGGACCCGGGCACCCCGCACAACGAAGCGCGCGACCGGGTCTGGGACGAGCTGCTCGCGATCCTGGTGGACAAGCACGACGGCGACGAGGAAGACAGCCTGCTCCGGAGGTCGCTGCAGGGGAACAGGGACCTGCTGGCGACGTTCGACCGGGCGTGGCCGCTGCTCCGGGCGACCGATCTCGTCGGGGACCTGTGGTCGGTGCCCGCGTACCTGCGAAAGTGCGCGCCCTGGCTCGGCTCCGACGACGTCCGGAAGCTCCAGCGCGGGGAGGCCCAGGCCTGGACGGCGTCCGACCTGCCGCTCCTGGACGCCGCACGGCAGCGACTCGGCGACCCGGAGGCGTCCCGGCGCAGACGCCGGCACGACGCCGCCGTCGCCGCCGAGCGCGAGCGCATGGCCGACGTCATCGACCACCTCATCGAGGCCGACGACGACGGTCTGGGCCTGGTGCAGAGCCTGCGCCACGGGGATCTCCGGGACGCCCTGGTCGACGAGACGGCGCTGCCCACCGCCGACCCCGATCTGCTCGCCGGCCCGTTCGCGCACGTCGTCGTGGACGAGGCCCAGGAACTGACCGACGCGGAGTGGCAGATGCTGCTGCTCCGCTGCCCGTCCGGAAGCTTCACCATCGTCGGGGACCGCGCCCAGGCCCGGCACGGCTTCGCGGAATCGTGGCGGGAGCGGCTCGAGCGGGTCGGGATCGACCGGGTCGACCTGGCCTCGCTGAGCATCAACTACCGGACGCCGGCCGAGGTCATGGCCGAAGCCGAGCCGGTCATCCGCGCCCTGCTCCCGGACGCCAACGTGCCGACCTCCATCCGCAGCACCGGCGTCCCCGTCGTCCACAGGTCTGCGTCGGACCTCGGCCCGATCCTCGACGCCTGGCTCGCGGAACATGCCGACGGGATCGCCTGCGTCATCAGCGCTGGTGACATGGGGGATGGCACCTTCCGGGCGACGTCGCGTGTCCGGTCGCTCACCCCGGAGCTGGCGAAGGGGCTCGAGTTCGACCTCGTCGTCCTCGTCGACCCGGACGCGTTCGGCTCGGGCATCGAGGGAGCGGTCGACCGCTACGTCGCGATGACCCGGGCGACCCAGCGACTCGTCGTCCTCACGAACACCTGA
- a CDS encoding ATP-binding cassette domain-containing protein, which produces MRTATTTGTQPHAAHVADTHDLIRVQGARVNNLKDVAVEIPKRRLTVFTGVSGSGKSSLVFATIAAESQRLINETYSAFVQGFMPTLSRPEVDLLEGLTTAIIVDQERMGANPRSTVGTATDANAMLRILFSRLGTPHIGPPTAFSFNVPTRKASGVMSTEKAGGRVEKNVVRDVVYMGGMCPRCEGMGSVSDFDLTALYDEGKSLAEGALTIPGYSMDGWYGRIFSGAGFDMDKPIAKYTKKEMHDLLYKEPTKIKVEGINLTYEGVIPKIQKSMLSKDVDAMQPHIRAFVERAITFQPCPECAGTRLSPEARSSKIQGKNIADLCAMQISDLADWVRKLDEPSVAPLLAGLQHLLDSFSDIGLGYLSLDRPAGTLSGGEAQRTKMIRHLGSSLTDVTYVFDEPTIGLHPHDIERMNGLLLQLRDKGNTVLVVEHKPEAIAIADHVVDLGPGAGTEGGVVCFEGTVEQLRASDTITGRHLDDRATLKGSVRPSSGALEVRGASTHNLQDVDVDVPLGVLCVLTGVAGSGKSSLIHGSVAGREGVVVIDQGAIRGSRRSNPATYTGLLEPIRKAFAKANGVKPALFSSNSEGACPTCNGAGVIFTELGVMATVESVCEECEGRRFQASVLEYTLGGRNIAEVLAMSVAQAQEFFGAGEARTPAAHTILDRLADVGLGYLTLGQPLTTLSGGERQRLKLATQMAEKGNVYVLDEPTTGLHLADVEQLLGLLDRLVDDELSVIVIEHHQAVMAHADWIIDLGPGAGHDGGRIVFEGTPADLVAARSTLTGEHLAAYVGS; this is translated from the coding sequence ATGCGCACGGCCACGACGACCGGTACGCAGCCGCACGCGGCGCACGTCGCCGACACCCACGACCTGATCCGCGTGCAGGGCGCGCGGGTGAACAACCTCAAGGACGTGGCCGTCGAGATCCCGAAGCGCCGGCTGACGGTGTTCACCGGGGTCTCCGGCTCGGGCAAGAGCTCGCTGGTGTTCGCCACCATCGCCGCGGAATCGCAGCGGCTGATCAACGAGACCTACAGCGCCTTCGTGCAGGGGTTCATGCCGACCCTGTCGCGGCCCGAGGTCGACCTGCTCGAGGGGCTGACCACGGCGATCATCGTCGACCAGGAGCGGATGGGCGCCAATCCCCGCTCGACCGTCGGCACCGCCACCGACGCCAACGCGATGCTCCGGATCCTCTTCAGCCGGCTGGGCACGCCGCACATCGGTCCACCGACGGCGTTCTCGTTCAACGTCCCGACGCGGAAGGCGAGCGGGGTGATGAGCACCGAGAAGGCCGGCGGCCGGGTCGAGAAGAACGTGGTGCGCGACGTGGTCTACATGGGCGGCATGTGTCCGCGCTGCGAGGGCATGGGCTCGGTCTCCGACTTCGACCTCACGGCATTGTACGACGAGGGCAAGTCCCTGGCGGAGGGTGCGCTGACGATCCCCGGCTACAGCATGGACGGCTGGTACGGCCGGATCTTCAGCGGCGCCGGCTTCGACATGGACAAGCCGATCGCGAAGTACACCAAGAAGGAGATGCACGACCTGCTCTACAAGGAGCCGACCAAGATCAAGGTCGAGGGCATCAACCTCACCTACGAGGGCGTCATCCCGAAGATCCAGAAGTCGATGCTCTCCAAGGACGTCGACGCGATGCAGCCGCACATCCGCGCCTTCGTGGAGCGCGCGATCACGTTCCAGCCCTGCCCCGAGTGTGCCGGCACACGGCTCAGCCCGGAGGCCAGGTCCTCGAAGATCCAGGGGAAGAACATCGCCGACCTGTGCGCGATGCAGATCAGCGACCTGGCCGACTGGGTGCGGAAGCTCGACGAGCCGTCGGTGGCCCCGCTGCTCGCCGGACTGCAGCACCTCCTCGACTCGTTCTCCGATATCGGGCTGGGCTACCTCTCCCTCGACCGGCCGGCCGGCACCCTGTCCGGCGGCGAGGCGCAGCGCACCAAGATGATCCGGCACCTCGGCTCGTCCCTCACCGACGTCACCTACGTCTTCGACGAGCCCACGATCGGCCTGCACCCCCACGACATCGAGCGGATGAACGGCCTGCTGCTCCAGCTGCGGGACAAGGGCAACACCGTGCTCGTCGTGGAGCACAAGCCCGAGGCGATCGCGATCGCCGACCACGTCGTCGATCTCGGCCCCGGCGCCGGCACGGAGGGCGGCGTCGTCTGTTTCGAGGGCACCGTGGAGCAGCTGCGGGCCAGCGACACCATCACCGGACGCCATCTCGACGACCGGGCGACCCTCAAGGGCTCGGTGCGTCCGTCGTCGGGCGCGCTGGAGGTCCGGGGCGCGTCGACGCACAACCTGCAGGACGTCGACGTCGACGTCCCGCTCGGCGTTCTGTGCGTGCTCACGGGCGTCGCCGGCTCGGGCAAGAGCTCCCTGATCCACGGCTCGGTCGCCGGCCGCGAGGGCGTGGTGGTCATCGACCAGGGGGCCATCCGCGGTTCACGCCGGAGCAACCCGGCGACCTACACCGGCCTGCTGGAGCCGATCCGCAAGGCGTTCGCGAAGGCCAACGGCGTGAAGCCGGCGCTCTTCAGCTCCAACTCCGAGGGCGCCTGCCCCACGTGCAACGGCGCCGGCGTCATCTTCACCGAGCTGGGCGTCATGGCCACCGTCGAATCCGTCTGCGAGGAGTGCGAGGGACGGCGCTTCCAGGCGTCGGTGCTGGAGTACACGCTGGGCGGCCGGAACATCGCCGAGGTGCTCGCGATGTCGGTGGCGCAAGCCCAGGAGTTCTTCGGCGCCGGCGAGGCGCGCACGCCGGCCGCCCACACGATCCTCGACCGGCTCGCCGACGTCGGCCTCGGCTACCTCACCCTCGGCCAGCCCCTCACGACGCTGTCCGGCGGTGAGCGGCAGCGGCTGAAGCTGGCCACCCAGATGGCGGAGAAGGGGAACGTCTACGTGCTCGACGAGCCGACGACCGGCCTGCACCTGGCCGACGTCGAGCAGCTGCTCGGGCTGCTCGACCGGCTCGTCGACGACGAGCTGTCGGTCATCGTCATCGAGCACCACCAGGCGGTGATGGCCCACGCCGACTGGATCATCGACCTCGGCCCCGGCGCCGGCCACGACGGCGGCCGGATCGTGTTCGAGGGCACGCCGGCCGACCTGGTCGCGGCCCGCTCCACGCTCACCGGCGAGCACCTCGCGGCCTACGTCGGCTCCTGA
- a CDS encoding DUF2975 domain-containing protein has product MTHLRRVVLPLRTLLVIVFVALVVAQIWGVPGLLPDLAEPTLERSAMKVAMATVSVLALVCVQVVIVCTWKLLTLVTNDRIFSASALPWVNGIVRATVVGWGMLLGAFVCSYYFIVDEVSDDPALPALLLLLLLVGAVLGLLMVVMRALLRQATTLRADMEAVI; this is encoded by the coding sequence ATGACGCACTTGCGCCGCGTGGTGCTCCCGCTCCGGACCCTGCTCGTCATCGTCTTCGTGGCCCTCGTGGTCGCCCAGATCTGGGGCGTGCCCGGGCTCCTGCCGGATCTCGCCGAGCCGACGCTGGAGCGATCGGCCATGAAGGTGGCGATGGCGACCGTCTCGGTGCTGGCTCTGGTGTGCGTCCAGGTCGTGATCGTGTGCACCTGGAAGCTGCTCACCCTGGTCACGAACGACCGGATCTTCAGCGCGAGCGCGCTGCCGTGGGTGAACGGCATCGTGCGGGCGACCGTCGTCGGCTGGGGAATGCTGCTGGGCGCCTTCGTCTGCAGCTACTACTTCATCGTCGACGAGGTCAGCGACGATCCGGCACTGCCCGCCCTGCTGCTCCTGCTGCTGCTCGTCGGAGCGGTACTGGGCCTGCTCATGGTGGTGATGCGGGCGCTGCTGCGGCAGGCGACGACGCTGCGGGCCGACATGGAAGCAGTCATCTGA
- a CDS encoding helix-turn-helix domain-containing protein, with protein MPIVVRIDVELARRKMSVGEFAERIGLTPANVAVLKNGRAKAVRFSTLEAMCRVLECQPGDLLEWVPDEEVAARR; from the coding sequence ATGCCCATCGTCGTACGCATCGACGTCGAGCTGGCCAGACGCAAGATGAGCGTGGGCGAGTTCGCCGAGCGGATCGGGCTCACGCCGGCGAACGTCGCCGTGCTGAAGAACGGCCGCGCCAAGGCCGTCCGCTTCAGCACGCTGGAGGCGATGTGCCGGGTGCTCGAGTGCCAGCCCGGCGACCTGCTGGAGTGGGTGCCGGACGAAGAAGTTGCGGCGAGGCGGTGA
- a CDS encoding NAD(P)/FAD-dependent oxidoreductase, translated as MTSRSGTQTVDVLVVGAGLAGLHTATLLAERGHDVLLAERRPSLAGAIRTTGIFVRKTLDDFQLPPECLGPPIRRVVLYPPGLRRPVTLDSDRDEYRVGDMAPLYAAAAVAAADAGVRMELGTRYVGRRADVYTLDGPDGPVRVRARYVVGADGARSRVARDLALDRNDSLLVGAEEVFAVPRSAEPPAFHCVLDPSLAPGYLAWVVNDGQHAHVGVAGYAHRFPDGLRRAVARFGASAPGLHGVDRPAEVERRGGPIPVGGLLRRISCPLGLLVGDAAGAVSPLTAGGLDPCLRLSEHAADVLDEALRSGRAAALARYDGAELRASFRGRLALRRGLAQVRTPAVAAAAFSLLRTPVGRAAARRILFGDRSFPTRTVA; from the coding sequence GTGACCAGCCGGAGCGGCACGCAGACCGTCGACGTGCTGGTCGTCGGGGCCGGTCTCGCCGGGCTGCACACCGCGACGCTGCTGGCCGAGCGGGGCCACGACGTGCTCCTGGCCGAGCGGCGCCCCAGCCTGGCCGGTGCCATCCGCACCACGGGGATCTTCGTCCGGAAGACGCTGGACGACTTCCAACTGCCGCCGGAGTGCCTCGGACCGCCGATCCGCCGGGTGGTGCTCTACCCGCCGGGGCTGCGTCGCCCGGTGACCCTGGACAGCGATCGCGACGAGTACCGGGTGGGGGACATGGCGCCGCTCTACGCGGCAGCGGCCGTGGCCGCGGCCGACGCCGGCGTGCGGATGGAGCTGGGCACCCGCTACGTCGGGCGGCGGGCCGACGTCTACACGTTGGACGGGCCGGACGGGCCCGTCCGGGTCCGTGCCCGGTACGTCGTGGGTGCCGACGGCGCCCGCTCGCGGGTCGCCCGCGACCTCGCCCTGGACCGCAACGACTCCCTGCTGGTCGGTGCGGAGGAGGTCTTCGCGGTTCCTCGTAGCGCCGAGCCCCCTGCGTTCCACTGCGTGCTCGACCCGTCGCTGGCGCCCGGGTACCTGGCCTGGGTGGTCAACGACGGGCAGCACGCCCACGTCGGCGTGGCCGGCTACGCGCACCGTTTCCCCGACGGCCTCCGCCGGGCCGTGGCGCGGTTCGGCGCCTCGGCGCCCGGACTCCACGGCGTCGACCGCCCCGCCGAGGTGGAGCGACGGGGCGGGCCCATCCCCGTAGGCGGACTGCTGCGCCGGATCAGCTGCCCGCTGGGACTGCTCGTGGGAGATGCGGCGGGCGCGGTCTCCCCGCTCACCGCCGGCGGCCTCGATCCCTGCCTGCGGCTGTCCGAACACGCCGCGGACGTCCTCGACGAGGCCCTGCGATCCGGGCGGGCGGCCGCGTTGGCCCGCTACGACGGGGCCGAGCTGCGGGCCTCCTTCCGCGGACGGCTCGCATTGCGCCGCGGACTGGCGCAGGTGCGCACACCCGCCGTCGCAGCGGCGGCGTTCTCGCTGCTGCGCACCCCGGTCGGGCGGGCCGCGGCCCGCCGCATCCTCTTCGGCGATCGATCCTTTCCCACCCGCACGGTGGCGTGA
- a CDS encoding phospholipase D-like domain-containing protein, translating into MTDTGGATADHGGRTISGLEDDAILVPGETCWRIERADRHTVFIDAADYFAALKQAVPRAERRVLFIGWDFEPRIRLDPRAPGPARDDRLGRVLEAAVRGNPELEIGVLQWGLGMLESLRRGVLPAALLDRKAPERLRFTVDHRHPLGASHHQKIVVIDDCLAFAGGIDVTSDRWDTSEHLDRHRHRHRPTSRRPTGPWHDVTSLVSGPAARALGDLARERWESGTGRHLEPIDDVEACWPEGVEPLLTDVDVAISRTRPAHGGRELVHEIELLWLAAIAAARETVYIESQYFANRRIAEAIAERLGEEDGPEFVLVNPESADGWLEEKAMGTARARLLDIVRQADVHDRFRIHVPVTEGGRPVYVHAKVMVVDDRLLRIGSSNLNNRSMGLDTECDVTIEARSDDPRHGELAATVLGMRHRLLGEHLGVEPDAVASAVEAHDGSLVRAVDSLRTPAGRSLRPLEPPEQHVVDRVLAHTELLDPERTPDRWSRVRRAFPRRRGRPGH; encoded by the coding sequence GTGACTGACACCGGGGGAGCGACAGCGGACCACGGCGGACGCACGATCTCGGGCCTCGAGGACGACGCGATCCTGGTGCCAGGGGAGACGTGCTGGCGCATCGAGCGAGCAGACCGGCACACGGTCTTCATCGACGCTGCGGACTACTTCGCAGCGCTCAAGCAGGCGGTCCCGCGCGCGGAGCGGCGGGTGCTGTTCATCGGCTGGGACTTCGAACCCCGCATCCGCCTGGACCCGCGCGCTCCGGGCCCGGCGCGGGACGACCGGCTCGGGCGGGTGCTCGAGGCGGCGGTGCGGGGCAATCCCGAGCTCGAGATCGGCGTCCTGCAGTGGGGCCTGGGGATGCTGGAGTCGCTGCGGCGCGGAGTGCTGCCGGCCGCGCTGCTCGATCGCAAGGCGCCCGAGCGGCTGCGTTTCACCGTCGACCACCGTCACCCGCTGGGGGCCTCGCACCACCAGAAGATCGTGGTGATCGACGACTGCCTGGCCTTCGCCGGCGGCATCGACGTCACCAGTGACCGGTGGGACACCTCCGAGCACCTCGACCGGCACCGGCACCGGCACCGGCCCACGTCGCGGCGTCCGACCGGTCCGTGGCACGACGTGACGAGCCTGGTCTCCGGCCCCGCGGCACGCGCACTGGGCGATCTGGCCCGCGAGCGGTGGGAGAGCGGCACCGGGAGGCATCTCGAGCCGATCGACGACGTCGAAGCCTGCTGGCCCGAGGGTGTGGAGCCACTGCTGACCGACGTCGACGTCGCCATCTCGCGCACCCGCCCCGCGCACGGCGGCAGGGAACTCGTGCACGAGATCGAGTTGCTCTGGCTGGCGGCGATCGCCGCAGCCCGCGAGACCGTCTACATCGAGAGCCAGTACTTCGCCAACCGCCGGATCGCCGAGGCGATCGCCGAGCGGCTGGGCGAGGAGGACGGTCCGGAGTTCGTCCTGGTGAACCCGGAGTCTGCCGACGGCTGGCTGGAGGAGAAGGCGATGGGCACCGCCCGCGCGCGGTTGCTGGACATCGTCCGGCAGGCCGACGTGCACGACCGCTTCCGCATCCACGTGCCGGTGACCGAGGGCGGCCGGCCGGTGTACGTGCACGCCAAGGTGATGGTGGTGGACGACCGGCTGCTGCGGATCGGCAGCTCCAACCTCAACAACCGCTCCATGGGTCTGGACACCGAGTGCGATGTGACCATCGAGGCCCGGAGCGACGATCCGCGCCACGGCGAGCTGGCCGCCACCGTCCTCGGGATGCGCCACCGGTTGCTCGGCGAGCACCTCGGCGTCGAACCGGACGCGGTGGCCTCCGCGGTCGAGGCGCACGACGGATCCCTGGTGCGTGCGGTCGACAGCCTGCGGACACCGGCCGGGCGGTCACTGCGGCCGCTCGAGCCGCCGGAGCAGCACGTGGTCGATCGTGTGCTTGCCCACACCGAGCTGCTCGACCCCGAGCGCACACCCGACCGCTGGAGCCGGGTCAGGCGAGCGTTTCCGCGACGCCGGGGCCGCCCCGGTCACTGA
- the betT gene encoding choline BCCT transporter BetT yields MSDLRAQPVDTGPESGTGLKRPVFYGSLIGVSAVAFWAMLSPTAAAETIGALVGWTSEWFGWFYIAFATAVLVFVLAIAFSRYGKVKLGPEHSAPQFGTFAWASMLFAAGIGTDLMFFAVAEPVTQYLAPPVGDGETVEAAREATVWTLFHYGVSGWGMYALMGMALAYFAYRMNMPLAIRSVLYPIFGRRVHGALGDGVDIAAVLGTIFGVATSLGIGVVQLNYGLSVLFGIPEGRAAQIGLIVLAVAAATVSAVSGVDRGIKRLSQLNVVLALGLAGFVLVTGNAAFLLNGLVLNVGDFVSGFPELTMQTFAYDRPDAWLNSWTLFFWAWWIAWASFVGLFLARISRGRTIRQFVAGTLIIPFSYILMWVSIFGNSAIDRIRQGDAAFGETAMNTPERGFYTLLMDYPAFPFIGAIATFIGLLFYVTSADSGALVMANLSSRLKRPQDDAAGGVRIVWAVATGVLTAAMLLVGGVPALQNATIIMGLPFGFVMVLVMVGLYRALRNEADRAVSRHRVGASRRPAARRRARLRRRREAVPTGRERADQYLHETARPALTEVAAELRTRGLESEARWVVDGFGGTYVELTAEGDGEAFFRYRIQPRDVPRRGTGARPSADAGSPRLDVHLGPRGHGTGVVSYDVMNYTHAQLIDDALEQYERHVEARTGLV; encoded by the coding sequence ATGAGCGATCTCCGCGCGCAGCCCGTCGACACCGGGCCGGAGTCCGGGACCGGGCTCAAACGGCCGGTCTTCTACGGTTCGCTCATCGGCGTCTCGGCGGTCGCGTTCTGGGCGATGCTGAGTCCGACCGCGGCCGCGGAGACCATCGGGGCCCTGGTGGGCTGGACCTCGGAGTGGTTCGGCTGGTTCTACATCGCCTTCGCCACCGCCGTGCTCGTCTTCGTCCTGGCCATCGCCTTCTCCCGCTACGGGAAGGTGAAGCTCGGGCCGGAGCACTCCGCCCCGCAGTTCGGCACGTTCGCCTGGGCCTCGATGCTCTTCGCCGCCGGGATCGGTACCGACCTCATGTTCTTCGCGGTCGCCGAGCCGGTGACCCAGTACCTGGCCCCGCCGGTCGGCGACGGGGAGACCGTCGAGGCCGCTCGCGAGGCGACCGTGTGGACGCTCTTCCACTACGGCGTCAGCGGCTGGGGCATGTACGCGCTGATGGGGATGGCGCTGGCCTACTTCGCCTACCGGATGAACATGCCGCTGGCCATCCGGTCCGTGCTCTACCCCATCTTCGGCAGACGCGTGCACGGCGCGCTGGGCGACGGGGTCGACATCGCGGCGGTCCTGGGCACGATCTTCGGTGTCGCGACGTCCCTGGGGATCGGCGTCGTCCAGCTGAACTACGGGCTGTCCGTGCTCTTCGGCATCCCCGAGGGCCGGGCCGCGCAGATCGGGCTGATCGTGCTCGCCGTGGCCGCGGCGACGGTGTCCGCGGTGAGCGGGGTGGACAGGGGCATCAAGCGGCTCTCCCAGCTCAACGTCGTCCTGGCACTGGGGCTTGCCGGCTTCGTCCTCGTCACGGGAAACGCCGCCTTCCTGCTCAACGGGCTGGTGCTCAACGTCGGCGACTTCGTCAGCGGATTCCCCGAGTTGACGATGCAGACCTTCGCCTACGACCGTCCCGACGCGTGGCTCAACAGCTGGACGCTGTTCTTCTGGGCCTGGTGGATCGCGTGGGCCTCGTTCGTCGGGCTGTTCCTCGCCCGCATCTCGCGCGGGCGGACGATCCGTCAGTTCGTCGCCGGGACGCTGATCATCCCGTTCAGCTACATCCTCATGTGGGTGTCGATCTTCGGTAACAGCGCCATCGACCGCATCCGGCAGGGCGATGCGGCGTTCGGCGAGACGGCCATGAACACGCCGGAACGGGGCTTCTACACGTTGCTGATGGACTACCCGGCCTTCCCGTTCATCGGCGCGATCGCGACCTTCATCGGCCTGCTCTTCTACGTGACCTCGGCCGACTCCGGCGCTCTGGTGATGGCCAACCTGTCGTCCCGGCTGAAGCGGCCCCAGGACGACGCCGCCGGCGGTGTCCGGATCGTGTGGGCGGTGGCCACCGGCGTCCTCACGGCGGCGATGCTCCTCGTCGGCGGGGTGCCCGCACTCCAGAACGCCACCATCATCATGGGGCTGCCGTTCGGGTTCGTGATGGTGCTGGTGATGGTCGGGCTGTACCGGGCGTTGCGCAACGAGGCAGACCGCGCCGTCAGCCGGCACCGGGTCGGCGCGTCCCGCCGACCGGCCGCCCGACGCCGGGCCCGGCTGCGGCGGCGCCGGGAGGCGGTGCCCACCGGCAGGGAGCGGGCGGACCAGTACCTCCACGAGACCGCCCGCCCGGCTCTGACCGAGGTGGCGGCCGAGCTGCGGACGCGGGGCCTGGAGTCGGAAGCGCGCTGGGTCGTCGACGGCTTCGGTGGCACCTACGTCGAGCTCACGGCGGAGGGCGACGGTGAGGCGTTCTTCCGCTACCGCATCCAGCCCAGGGACGTGCCCCGACGGGGGACGGGTGCCCGCCCGTCGGCCGACGCCGGCAGCCCCCGGCTCGACGTGCACCTCGGCCCGCGTGGCCACGGGACCGGCGTCGTCAGCTACGACGTCATGAACTACACGCACGCCCAGCTGATCGACGACGCCCTCGAGCAGTACGAGCGGCACGTCGAGGCCCGGACCGGGCTGGTCTGA
- the phaZ gene encoding poly(3-hydroxyalkanoate) depolymerase: MSSTSSPESPSPGRGDVVRTVTVGGRTLRVSVRRGTDAGVPALLLMNGIGASLEVLQPFVDALDRRRSVIRFDVPGVGGSPRPVVPYNLSTFSPVVSGMLGRLGFDDPVDVLGLSWGGGLAQHFAVQHRRRVRRLVLAATGTGSLMVPADPRVLAKMLTPRRHRDPEYARSIAGEIYGGTMRDDPARAARALHSASRLGPRRGYYYQLAASTGWSSLPFLRLIRQPTLIVAGNDDPIIPVVNARIMARLIPDARLHLYDGGHIALVTEAGELAPVIEEFLD, from the coding sequence ATGTCTTCGACAAGTAGCCCCGAATCGCCGTCCCCCGGGCGCGGGGACGTCGTCCGGACGGTCACCGTGGGCGGCCGGACCCTGCGGGTGTCGGTGCGCCGCGGGACGGACGCTGGCGTTCCGGCCCTGCTGCTCATGAACGGGATCGGCGCGAGCCTGGAGGTGCTCCAGCCCTTCGTCGACGCCCTCGACCGGCGGCGCAGCGTGATCCGCTTCGACGTGCCGGGCGTCGGTGGGTCCCCCCGGCCGGTCGTCCCCTACAACCTCTCGACGTTCAGTCCGGTGGTGAGCGGCATGCTCGGCCGGCTGGGGTTCGACGACCCGGTCGACGTCCTGGGGTTGTCGTGGGGCGGGGGCCTGGCGCAGCACTTCGCGGTCCAGCACCGCCGGCGGGTCCGCCGCCTGGTCCTCGCGGCCACCGGCACGGGGTCGCTGATGGTGCCGGCCGACCCCCGGGTGCTGGCGAAGATGCTCACCCCGCGGCGGCACCGCGATCCCGAATACGCCCGCAGCATCGCCGGGGAGATCTACGGCGGGACCATGCGCGACGACCCCGCCCGGGCCGCCCGCGCGCTGCACTCGGCGTCCCGGCTGGGCCCGCGGCGCGGCTACTACTACCAGCTGGCGGCCAGCACCGGCTGGAGCAGCCTGCCGTTCCTGCGGCTCATCCGGCAGCCCACGCTGATCGTCGCGGGGAACGACGACCCGATCATCCCGGTGGTGAACGCCCGGATCATGGCCCGGCTGATCCCGGACGCGCGCCTGCACCTGTACGACGGCGGCCACATCGCCCTCGTCACCGAGGCCGGCGAACTCGCTCCGGTGATCGAGGAGTTCCTCGACTGA